One Setaria viridis chromosome 3, Setaria_viridis_v4.0, whole genome shotgun sequence DNA window includes the following coding sequences:
- the LOC117847777 gene encoding serine/threonine-protein kinase-like protein At3g51990, with translation MGYLSCRADSSVATCRSITAISPLPISRRSGGSGGSRPAALPPAAIERFDYAELEAATSHFADAALLGRGSHGAVYKAVLPSGRAVAVKRPSPRRPEVDNEIRILSSVRGPRLVNLLGFSNPGPGPAARLLVVEYMPNGTLYDLLHSNPRPPGWPRRLRLALQTARALRALHDADPPVIHRDVKSANVLLDANLDARLGDFGLALRVPRATGANAAAAATPAPAGTLGYLDPAYVTPESLSTKTDVFSFGILLLEIMSGRKAIDVQHSPPSVVEWAVPLLRKGRVSSLFDPRVAPPRDPVARKDLAALAASCVRSCRERRPSMADIVERLVVLSKAVSAKVWNGLADGLAVVGNPCAVVDVQRTISKRAAASSRAESERESTSALAFDDDEKEEADADALEEDQVPLVGARKSPRPLKNGIVLSEAGARERRNLLELMARIDGVAGQRFGISRARTVRATGDLIEKDAVLLLRRNKTVRVIGSEALPKSEKVSHFDVKIKHKVGKEQEKAEEVQAKAGEVQEKKEKNQEIACGTQEGSKEIVGKANKLLEETEANLDKEERIQEKKGQSLEKAESVKGNEGKIQGTVEKIRESEGEIQNKVEKIHLKSGES, from the coding sequence ATGGGGTACCTCTCCTGCCGCGCGGACTCGTCCGTGGCGACGTGCCGCTCCATCACGGCCATCTCGCCGCTCCCCATCTCGCGCCGCTCGGGGGGCTCCGGCGGCTCCAGgcccgccgcgctgccgccggcggccatCGAGAGGTTCGACTACGCCGAGCTGGAGGCGGCCACGTCCCACTTCGCGGACGCCGCGCTGCTTGGGAGGGGCAGCCACGGGGCCGTCTACAAGGCCGTGCTCCCCTcgggccgcgccgtcgccgtcaagCGCCCCTCCCCGCGCCGACCCGAGGTGGACAACGAGATCCGCATCCTCTCCTCCGTCCGCGGCCCGCGCCTCGTCAACCTCCTCGGCTTCTCCAACCCCGGCCCAggccccgccgcgcgcctgcTCGTCGTCGAGTACATGCCCAACGGCACGCTCTACGACCTGCTCCACTccaacccgcgcccgccggggtggccgcgccgcctccgcctcgcgctCCAGACGGCCAGGGCGCTGCGCGCGCTCCACGACGCCGACCCGCCTGTCATCCACCGCGACGTCAAGTCCGCCAACGTCCTGCTCGACGCCAACCTCGACGCGCGCCTCGGCGACTTCGGCCTCGCCCTCCGCGTGCCCAGGGCCACCGGcgccaatgccgccgccgccgccacgcccgcgcccgcggGCACGCTCGGCTACCTCGACCCGGCCTACGTCACGCCCGAGAGCCTCAGCACCAAGACGGACGTCTTCAGCTTCGGGATCCTGCTGCTCGAGATCATGAGCGGACGCAAGGCCATCGACGTCCAGCACTCGCCGCCGTCCGTCGTCGAGTGGGCGGTCCCCCTTCTGCGGAAAGGCAGGGTGTCCTCTCTGTTCGACCCGcgcgtggcgccgccgcgggacccGGTCGCCCGCAAGGACCTCGCCGCGCTAGCGGCGAGCTGCGTGCGCTCGTGCAGGGAGCGCCGACCATCCATGGCCGACATCGTCGAGCGGCTCGTGGTCCTCAGCAAAGCAGTATCTGCTAAGGTGTGGAACGGGCTCGCAGACGGGCTTGCGGTGGTCGGGAACCCTTGCGCTGTCGTTGATGTTCAGAGGACCATCTCAAAGCGAGCGGCTGCCAGCAGCAGAGCTGAATCAGAGCGGGAATCAACTTCAGCATTGGCGTTTGACGACGATGAAAAGGAGGAGGCAGATGCAGATGCCTTGGAGGAGGATCAGGTGCCATTAGTTGGTGCCAGGAAGTCACCCCGGCCACTGAAGAACGGGATAGTGCTATCTGAGGCCGGGGCTCGGGAGAGGAGAAATCTCTTGGAGCTGATGGCTCGGATCGATGGTGTTGCAGGCCAAAGATTTGGCATTAGCAGAGCCAGAACAGTTCGTGCGACTGGTGACCTTATTGAAAAGGATGCAGTGTTGCTTCTGAGGAGGAACAAGACTGTAAGAGTTATTGGATCTGAGGCACTCCCAAAATCCGAAAAGGTTTCTCACTTTGATGTGAAGATCAAACACAAAGTTGGGAAAGAACAAGAGAAGGCAGAGGAAGTTCAAGCCAAGGCAGGGGAAGTCcaagagaaaaaagagaagaaccAAGAGATTGCATGTGGAACCCAAGAAGGTTCCAAGGAAATAGTAGGCAAAGCAAATAAATTGCTAGAAGAGACGGAGGCAAACCTTGACAAAGAAGAGAGGattcaagaaaagaaagggcAAAGCCTTGAAAAAGCAGAAAGTGTTAAAGGCAATGAAGGCAAAATCCAAGGCACCGTAGAGAAGATCCGAGAAAGTGAAGGGGAAATCCAAAACAAAGTAGAGAAAATCCATTTGAAGAGCGGGGAGAGTTAA